A window of Mustela nigripes isolate SB6536 chromosome 9, MUSNIG.SB6536, whole genome shotgun sequence contains these coding sequences:
- the LOC132025048 gene encoding olfactory receptor 2K2 yields MQGENLTVWSFFFLEGFSRYPTLEIALFVFSLVMFLITLLGNSTLILITVLDARLQSPMYLFLGNLSFMDICYTSASIPTLLVNVLSSQKTIMFPGCAVQMYLSLAMGSTECVLLAVMAYDRYLAICNPLRYPILMNRRVCVQMAAASWVTGCLTALLETSFALRVPLCGNLIDHFTCEILAVLKLACAESLLVDMVMLVVSVLLLPIPMLLICISYVFILSTILRISTAEGRSKAFSTCGAHLTVVILYYGAALSMYLKPSSSSSQEVDKVISLLYGVLTPMLNPIIYSLRNKEVKAAMRKVLGQIPLFRTHESL; encoded by the coding sequence atgcaaggaGAAAACCTCACCGTTTGGAGCTTTTTTTTCCTGGAGGGTTTTTCTAGATACCCAACGTTAGAGATTGCCCTCTTCGTCTTCAGCCTTGTGATGTTCCTGATAACCCTCTTGGGCAACAGCACTCTGATCTTGATCACTGTCCTAGATGCACGCCTCCAAAGCCCCATGTACTTGTTCCTTGGAAATCTCTCTTTCATGGATATTTGTTACACATCTGCTTCCATTCCCACTTTGCTGGTGAACGTGCTATCATCCCAGAAAACCATTATGTTTCCTGGGTGTGCCGTACAGATGTATCTGTCCCTTGCCATGGGCTCCACGGAGTGCGTGCTCCTGGCCGTGATGGCGTACGACCGCTACCTGGCCATTTGCAACCCCCTGAGGTACCCTATCCTCATGAACAGGCGGGTCTGTGTGCAGATGGCTGCTGCCTCCTGGGTGACGGGTTGTCTGACCGCCCTGCTGGAAACCAGTTTCGCCCTGCGGGTACCCCTCTGCGGGAATCTCATTGATCACTTCACGTGTGAGATCCTGGCCGTGCTGAAGTTAGCTTGTGCGGAGTCACTGCTCGTGGACATGGTCATGCTGGTGGTCAGTGTGCTCCTCCTGCCCATCCCGATGCTCTTAATTTGCATCTCTTATGTCTTCATCCTTTCCACCATCCTGAGAATCAGCACAGCCGAGGGAAGGAGCAAAGCTTTTTCGACCTGTGGTGCGCACTTGACCGTGGTGATCTTGTATTATGGGGCTGCCCTCTCCATGTACCTAAAGCCTTCTTCCTCGAGCTCACAGGAAGTAGATAAGGTCATCTCACTGCTCTATGGAGTGCTGACCCCTATGCTGAACCCCATCATTTACAGcttaagaaacaaagaagtcAAAGCTGCCATGAGAAAAGTGCTGGGTCAGATACCATTGTTTCGAACACATGAAAGTCTCTGA